From Bombyx mori chromosome 18, ASM3026992v2:
CTATTTTTTATCTATCTTTCCTGGGGTAgtacattactttttttataattacggTTTCAAAGCTAACGCTTAAAACGCTTTAACCATgacttaataaaactttttaatttctataCTAAATTCACACTGCTAATTAATGGGTTTGTTGCTGCATTCAATAGCATAGTTTTTATGgatttcattttaaagaaatctcTGAAAAGTTATGAAATTTACGATCACACCTTCTAAATATAAGATGTTGATTATCTAAATTTTCATAAACTTACTTATTATCACTTAGCTGGGTGAAATggattttggtttttatttttcccTGAACTAGTAGGTACCACTTAACTCGTCACCCTGTACCCGTGACTTTGAGTTTCAGGACACCCTTATAAAACCCGAGTGAACAAGCCAACGGCCTGTGTACATAtctataaggttttttttgtcagatccctggcccccgctcgacggcggcgggcttgtgcgtctgtCACGCCCCCTGTCGCCTCCtacgagatggtgcactcgcagaagtcgagcatcgccttccacaactcgtcgccgccgagcatcgatgccacaacactcggcaacgacaagtcgttaaATATCAATaaggctgccccactcttcaaactgaaacgaatTACTGATATTCAGCGGTGCTCTGTTAAACCCGTGCAAAAGGAGGGCCTATCAGCTGACACTGCTGACAGTCGGAGTCATCGACCTTCGTAATCATTCTGTTAGATTGATGGTTCGCACAGTACGGACATGCTAAAACAATAACGAATAagtataatatgtttttgtatatattacaatcgacaaaaattaaaattactgacTACTGTACATTATTGATCATCCTAATTGCTTAATCAAATTACAAACACTTTGCATCTTGTTCATAGTAAAAAAATGGAaatgatttatattaatttgttcTTTTAAATCTTGAACCATTTTCTTGATTACTTCACTGCAGGGAGCCCCTGATTGCTCTttactctttataatattaacgaAATTATCAGAAACTTTTCCTTTGCACATATTTAGAAATTTTGCTAATTGATCATAGTTTTCGAATAGAAACACTCCTGGTAATATAGGAGCTTTAATACCGCAATTTTCACATTGTTCGATGAATTTCTTTAGAACTTCAGGTTCGAAAAACGCTTGAGTAACGATAAAGTCAGCACCATTTTCCAATTTTTGCTTCAATTGCAATAATTTTTCATCTGAACAATCTGGAAAACCAGCTATGCCTATGCAGAAGTAATCCCCTGTTTTCTCTCGAATGTACTTAATAAGTTCTGTAGTGCTTTTGAAGTCAGATGTGTCAGGGTTGTAATTGTCTGTAACACAAACATAGatatccaatttaaaaaaagatgattTTCTTCTTTATTGAAATCTTGTGTTTCCGCACCTAATcaacaaattttattgtttttcgcctttttgaaaaaaaatctaatacagataattaaaattccgtaaatttgaaaacaatgattaaaaatataacataccTCCTAATATAACGAACAAATTACAAATGTCttgttcttttaaaaatatcaaGAGTTGGTCCAAATAGCTCATTCTGAGCATATCACATGTTAAatgcaataaaacattttttcctTTACTCTTGAGAAGACGCACAGTTTGAAGTGGATCGATTTCCAGATTTTTACATTGGTGAGCCTTCGCGTGCCATGTTACGGAGAAAAACACAGGGCTCATCTCCAAAGCATTGATTTCATCTTCACATATATTCGGAGTTAACTCGAAAGAGAAAGTGAAACCGGGAATGTTTATTAAGTCggttattttctttctttctgatGACATTTTCTGTACCTTAAAGTTAATAGTATATAtgttatttagatatttaaaacaaatttttatcaCAAAAAAACTCACCAGTTAAAGTATAGTGTAAAAAGATCAATATGGCGTTCcaaaaaacagaaaaattatACTTTGTAACTGTTTAATATAAGTAATGAAAGAGTTAAAATAGTTTCGTTTGGATCTTATTGTACAtacaaattttacaatttcaaataattaccaCATTAATACGACCAATTATACACGACCAAATGCTTTCCGACCTCAGTATCGTAATGATGATAAGCGCAATATTGTCCACATTATGTCATTAATATTAGGTTATCGGATAAAACGAATTATGTTCGCATTCAATAGTAACAAGAACAGTGTGGATTGCTGGTCTAATCAtaactaaaaaaactaaaaaacgaCTGCAACAAATATACATatcttatttattacaaataaacaGTCCTCTATTTCGATAAGTTAATACTTACTGTCGTCAACGTAttgttttattcttattttgacAAGAACCTATCTGGTCACGAACTTAATGGTCACTGCCATGGACACCAAAAATATTACCACTACAGATACATCACGACTAGGCATTTGAACTTGCATGGATTGTGTATCCTTTATCTAAACATACGTGGTGTCATTTACATTACTTGGAGACTCCGGATAATAGAAATAACTTGAAATCGGTACTCTCTTGCaacattcactttttttttctttctacatattctagtaacctcgaggggctatacAAGATTCactgagcgagtaggtgagctcacggggctctaacctatggacgttgctaacgctggctctagcaagaacagtgattcgcagaatctaccaccggatcggaaacgcgggccactgagaagatccggcgagatactcaatgggctgtgtctgtgggttaatttactagccGAGTCCTtcattgcaagcgacgggttcaacgagaacggtgaccgttgcttgagatatctaaaagcactgttaatggatcgggaggattcgaaatgGCGTGTGTAAACATTCACCATAGACATTCAAGTCTACAGAGACACAAATTCCTTTTACAGTTTCaattattgaaacatttaaaaaagataatgttttttgttttaagattgAGGGCTTGTTGGTGTCCcctaggcctttccagtttcacaaggacaggagggcgagcaagagctcagccaggaggggcgtgatttgctaacagctacccaaacgcctccaagggagacctaacaactcaaaaatagctgcttcacgaacaaatctactactggatcggaatcgtgacccgctgagaagatccggcgagaaactcaacgggctgatgttgagctaggttgcacgtcgaactcttttcCGAGTTCGACGATTACGGTTatcgaggtccctaagcctgctcctagtgttagagctaaaagcatctaatgcaagggttattggatctgatggatccgtaaggacgtgaagaTAATGTATCACAACCTTAGCTATGCTTAGTACCTGTTTGCTCAAAATCTTATTTGCTCGTCCCATCAGACCTTTAAATCTTTCATCACAATAGTAAATCACCCAACCTTCAGGGTATGATGTGGATAGcgtatatatttgtatgtatatatttgtcaTTTGCGGATAAAAtactaataacaaaacaaaaacaaaacatataaaTGATAAGcagaatttaataaatataaatcgtGGGAAATAATACCGAATCTCCAACTCATCTATTTATAGCAATCAccatttcataattaaaagaaatattcaattgaaactcattcataatattttgat
This genomic window contains:
- the LOC101745429 gene encoding methylenetetrahydrofolate reductase (NADPH) isoform X5, which encodes MSSERKKITDLINIPGFTFSFELTPNICEDEINALEMSPVFFSVTWHAKAHQCKNLEIDPLQTVRLLKSKGKNVLLHLTCDMLRMSYLDQLLIFLKEQDICNLFVILGDNYNPDTSDFKSTTELIKYIREKTGDYFCIGIAGFPDCSDEKLLQLKQKLENGADFIVTQAFFEPEVLKKFIEQCENCGIKAPILPGVFLFENYDQLAKFLNMCKGKVSDNFVNIIKSKEQSGAPCSEVIKKMVQDLKEQININHFHFFTMNKMQSVCNLIKQLG